A portion of the Toxotes jaculatrix isolate fToxJac2 chromosome 16, fToxJac2.pri, whole genome shotgun sequence genome contains these proteins:
- the pus1 gene encoding tRNA pseudouridine synthase A codes for MLKVRPLLSALVNHTLTLKTKGGLYRLCSMMSEASKDEHTAKLRKRASEENEDSAERVQAAKRIKAEGENTEDEKKYPKKKVVLLLAYSGKGYYGMQRNPGTSQFRTIEDDLVTALVKSGCIPENHADDMKKMSFQRCARTDKGVSAAGQVVSLKVRLIEDIIEKINEHLPPQIRVLGFKRVTQGFNSKNNCDARTYSYMLPTVAFSPKDYDTGNIAAFRLDSETLQKVNRLFAFYKGTHNFHNFTSQKAPNDPSARRYITEMSCGEPFICSNSEFAVITVRGQSFMLHQIRKMIGLVIAVVKGYAKEEVIQRSWGQEKVDVPKAPGLGLVLERVHFDRYNKRFGGDGLHERLEWDREEEAIKAFKEAHIYPTIVETECQEGSMVSWMSTLPIHDFEATATGTQDNKDQKQDNADGGNDSD; via the exons ATGCTTAAAGTCCGACCGCTGTTGAGTGCCTTAGTTAACCACACATTGACGTTAAAGACAAAAG GTGGCCTTTATAGACTGTGTAGCATGATGAGTGAAGCGTCAAAAGATGAACACACAGCCAAGCTGAGGAAAAGAGCCAGTGAGGAAAATGAAGACTCCGCCGAGAGGGTGCAGGCtgcaaaaagaataaaagcagagggggaaaacactgaagatgaaaagaaatACCCTAAAAAGAAAGTGGTCCTCCTCTTGGCGTACTCTGGAAAGGGATACTATGGCATGCAG AGAAATCCTGGGACGTCTCAGTTTAGGACCATCGAAGATGATCTGGTCACCGCACTAGTTAAATCTGGTTGCATTCCTGAAAACCACGCTGATGACATGAAGAAGATGTCTTTCCAAAGATGTGCCAGAACAGATAAG GGTGTGTCTGCTGCTGGCCAAGTAGTGTCTCTCAAGGTGCGACTGATTGAAGACATCATCGAAAAAATCAATGAGCATCTGCCACCACAGATCAGAGTGCTTG gtTTTAAACGAGTGACCCAGGGTTTCAATTCCAAAAACAACTGTGATGCTCGTACATACTCCTATATGCTTCCAACAGTGGCCTTTTCCCCTAAAGACTATGATACAGGGAATATAGCTGCCTTTCGCTTAGATTCAGAGACACTTCAGAAGGTAAACCGTCTGTTTGCTTTCTACAAAGGCACCCATAACTTCCACAACTTCACCTCCCAGAAGGCTCCAAATGACCCCAGTGCCCGCCGCTACATCACAGAGATGTCCTGTGGAGAGCCTTTTATCTGCAGCAATTCTGAGTTTGCAGTGATCACTGTGCGAGGCCAGAGCTTTATGCTGCACCAAATCCGCAAGATGATCGGCCTGGTGATTGCGGTGGTAAAGGGCTATGCGAAGGAGGAGGTGATTCAGCGGAGCTGGGGACAGGAGAAGGTGGATGTGCCCAAAGCTCCAGGCCTGGGGTTGGTCCTGGAAAGGGTTCACTTTGACCGGTACAACAAACGCTTTGGAGGGGATGGGCTGCACGAGCGCCTGGAATGGGACCGTGAGGAAGAGGCAATCAAGGCCTTTAAGGAAGCTCACATCTACCCTACCATTGTTGAGACAGAGTGTCAGGAGGGTTCCATGGTCAGCTGGATGTCCACACTTCCTATCCACGACTTTGAAGCCACAGCGACTGGAACACAAGACAACAAGGATCAGAAACAG gatAATGCAGATGGAGGAAATGACTCAGATTAA